Genomic segment of Meles meles chromosome 17, mMelMel3.1 paternal haplotype, whole genome shotgun sequence:
CTGGGCTGTGCCATCCAGATGTTCACCTTCCTCTTCCTTGGCTGTTCTCACTCCTTCCTGCTGGCAGCCATGGGTTATGACCGCTACGTGGCCATCTGTAACCCTCTGCGCTACACGGAGCTCATGGGACACCGGGTGTGTGTGGGACTAGTGGGCGCTGCCTGTGCCTGTGGCTTTACTATTGCACAGATTATCACCTCCATGATATTTCACTTGCCCTTCCATTCCTCCAACCAGCTCCATCATTACTTCTGTGACATCGCCCCTGTCCTCAAGGTGGCATCCCACCACTCCCGCCTCAGTCAGTTGGTCATTTTCATGATTGGTGTATTAGTCTTGGTCATTCCTCTGCTACTTATCTTGATCTCTTACATCCGCATCATTTCTGCCATTTTGAAGATCCCATCCTCCACCGGCAGGTACaaagccttctccacctgtgCCTCCCATCTCATTGTGGTAACTGTGCATTATGGCTGTGCCTCTTTCATCTACTTAAGGCCCAAGTCCAGCTACTCTTCTAGTCAGGACACCCTCATATCTGTGTCCTATACCATCCTCACTCCACTGTTCAATCCAATGATTTACAGTCTGAGGAATAAGGAGTTCAAGTCAGCCCTTCGAAGGGTAATGGGCCAGACTTCATATCCTATTAactaaattaattcattaaaattatattttaactatTCATTGAATTATGTGCCTTTTATTTTATCAACTGTATGCctatattcattttctattttagagtttagttattttatctttcaacTTGTCAtaagtttttattaatatttcaataatttttcgcagtttcacttatttatttgagagagagaggagaagcagaggaagaaggacaagcagactccatcctgaacctggagcctgacatgggacttgaccCTACAATCTTGAGATCATTACCTAatctgagaccaagagtcagacactcaactgactgagcacccaggttccccaatattttgataatttgggggaaatattccaattgtttcttttctaatacctttaattgtgtttttgttacaagtaaatattttactttatgcCGTCAAATTGTTGATTATTATGACTCAGAATTTGTCATCATCTTTgagcttcattttcatttttttattcagttgTGTTATTTTTTCTAAGCATTTAAGTTTTTTGCATTATCTTGACATATCCACAAGATTTTTTAACACTATGTGAGttagtatagacaaaaggttgatatccaggatctataaagaactcctcaaactcaacacacacaaaacagataatcatatttaaaaatgggcagaagatatgaacaaacactactccaatgaagacatacaaatggctatcagacacatgaaaaaatgctcatcatcactagccatcaggtagattcaaattaaaaccacatggagatatcaccttacaccagttagaatggccaaaatcagcaagacaggaaacaacgtgtgttgcagaggatgtggagaaaggggaaccctcttccactgttggtgggaatgcaagttggtagagccgctttggagaacagtgtggagattcctcaagaaattaaaaatagagcttccctatgaccctgcaattgcactactgggtatttaccccaaagatacagatgtagtgaaaagaagggccatctgtacccaatgtttatagcagcaatggccacggtcgccaaactgtggaaagaaccaagatgcccttcaactgatgaatggctaaggaagatgtggtccatatacaggatggagtattatgcctctatcagaaaagatgaatacccaacttttgtagcaacatggacgggactgaaagagattatgctgagtggattaagtcaagcagagagagtcaattatcatatggtttcacttatttgtggagcataacaaagaacatggaggacaaggggagatggagaggagaaggcaattgagggaaattggaaggggagatgaaccatgagagactatggactctgaaaaacaacctgagggtcttgaaggggcaggggatgggaggttgggggaacaaaagggtgggtattagggagggcacgtattgcatggagcactgggtgtggtgcaaaaacaatgaatactgttacgctgaaaagaaattaaaaaaaaaaagaaagaaaactaaaataaaaaataaaatctttaaaaaatgaaacaatgtaaaaaataaatgtgaacatTGACAAAGATATTTGATAttaaagaattttcattttaaaaggcagaaaaacaaagattcaaatgggtttttctctgtttcttgaaGAAGTTGTTATTGTATGTTGGGTTGAGATCATCCATGTCTGAAGATTTGTTGAGATTCTGTGAAATAATACAGGAATAGTATCTTTTCTGAGATATGAACCTGTGgtaatattctttatttcttctaagAAAAATGACCCCTATAGCCACTTTTATTTTTAGTGGATCATATACAGAATTTAGTGTTCTACAAAATTATTCATTTCATCCAAATtctcaaaattctttttaaaatttgtacaaaatattctgatatttgaaaatttcttagaaatgatTATTTCCTGTTCCATTTTGTACTATGTATatttgtgtttactttttttttcttggtttatatAGTGGTAATTTGTTTTGTCTATTGTTGTCAAAGAACAATATACATGTGAATGAACAGATACATTCtagtgtttttttccccataccattgtttttaattttgtttgtatgATTCaactattattatttgtattatttgtatttatttctgttttatttgtattattttttgctttgaatttttctttaatttgttgtTCATTTAAGTTTCTGATGCTTTCTATgtacttccatttttttaatcatatgcATAAACATATGTGTTAATAATATACGTAATATATATAACTAAGCCATGAAATTTCCTCTCATCTctgttttaaatttaatctaCATGTTCTGCTACACGGAGtgtaatttatattatttcctgGAACTTATTTCACTTTGGTTTGAATTTCCTTTTGACCCAACAATTATTTCATAGGTTTTAAAATTCTCAGGTGGAAAAGCCTTTTTTCTCTGTTAGTCATTGGATAGTTTATTATACTGTCATTGTGAATATTGTTTGTATTCTTGCCACTTTGTGACCTTGgttgaaatttttattgtgacTTAATACACAGCCAATATTCATACATACTTCACGTGCCTTGATAAGAATATGTGTACTCCTTCATTAGAATGCAAATTCCAATAGATACTTCTCTGATATGCTTCACTACTCCCTTGCTTAGCCCTACTAACTTCTTAGAgatatttttcttcctgttctgtTTATGAAAGTTATCCATTATTAGTGTGTTTCCTTGTAAACATCCTAGAGCTTCTCTCTTACAAAGATTCCACCTGTGTTTTTGGAGGGGGGATGCAAATTCATATCTATTATAATTTCATTGTGAATTATagttattaacattaaaaaagtattttttgttaGTCTTTTGTTGTTCATTAATACTCCCGGTCTGAATATTAAACTGTCAAGTATCCAGATTCCTCCCTTGTTTGGTTTGTGAGTCCTGGGCATAATTTCCCATCTCTATATTTTTAGTCCTTCTCTATCATTTCCCTCAGTGCCTAGCATTTGCCCTATTTCCAGCCCAAGTGTCTGGACTCACTGGGAGAGGGAACAATATGCCATCTGAAAATAGGAGGACATTCTACCAAAGGAGACATCTAAGCTAAAACCTACCTCTACCAGGGCGCCCCCATATTTTTCTCCATGACCCAAATTTACTCTGTTTATTTGTCTATTGAACAGATACTAATCATGCTCACACTATATTCTAGGAACGAGGATGTTTCCCATGAGTCTGAAACACTAATGCTGCCTCTGCCGTTCTAGTAGTCTGTCCTTtgtcccttttttcccctcctacaGATGTCAAAAATGAGAGTgcaaaatttacattttcctcCAACCTGAGAATGAAAATTTAGAGTTATTAGGTAGGGAAACTCAAAGGAAGCCCTTCCATTGATGTTTGTTTTAACAAACGGTGCCCAGAAAATGTTCAGCTTCCTAGTAAGTCCCCAGAGAATTTTGAAGAGGAAACCAACTAATTTCCATGGTGTTTTAAAAACGGCCTTCTCTCTGACCAGCAAATTCTCTGAGTGTATTACTATCATTCCGCCAGCTAATTGGGGAAATTTTGGACAAGCACTGGGCACCATGAGTTAATTAGTTCCCAACGGAGGAGCGGATCTCAGTTACCAACAAGGCATTGAGGCCGTGCCAGTGCAGAAAGGAAAAACACCCTTGGTGATGCTCATTGAGGCATTAGCTAAACCGCCCATGGAGAAGAGGCACAGGTGATGTTTTCTGTGGAGTCATATAGACAGTTTCCTTCAATCGGTTCAGATGGTTGATGGACAACAAAAGAAGAACTCTAGTACCTTATGACAGGGACGACAATTTTGCAAGTTTCATCTAGAAAACATAGAAGATTCGAGAAGGTTTCTGAGAATGAAGAGGCCGGCATGCCACTGGGCATT
This window contains:
- the LOC123928345 gene encoding olfactory receptor 10K1-like; translated protein: MERSNETLVREFVFLGFSSLAGLQRLLFITFLPLYLFTLGTNAIIISTIVLDRALHTPMYFFLAVLSCSETCYTFVIVPKMLVDLLAQKKTISFLGCAIQMFTFLFLGCSHSFLLAAMGYDRYVAICNPLRYTELMGHRVCVGLVGAACACGFTIAQIITSMIFHLPFHSSNQLHHYFCDIAPVLKVASHHSRLSQLVIFMIGVLVLVIPLLLILISYIRIISAILKIPSSTGRYKAFSTCASHLIVVTVHYGCASFIYLRPKSSYSSSQDTLISVSYTILTPLFNPMIYSLRNKEFKSALRRVMGQTSYPIN